The following proteins are encoded in a genomic region of Cataglyphis hispanica isolate Lineage 1 chromosome 1, ULB_Chis1_1.0, whole genome shotgun sequence:
- the LOC126851081 gene encoding trypsin-1-like: MTDQCKRMSKKFILFFCIILVYIVNTESHQYVDIEDYPYHVSIQIAERHVCSGAFIHESWIMTAASCVFKAKLSTVSVRVRSSYTCTQCGHVLEISNIVIHENFDRHVYFNDIALIKLKNPAKFGEKLLPIGLPENETEQDLDGTRCVVTGWKQGRTQLSAAAVAIINQRTCKEKMPSYKPLSKEMLCAVNATRPSETCQGDLGAPLVSEQTLIGILSYGLGCEIRTHPGVYTRISSYLSWIFVNSGIY, from the exons ATGACTGATCAGTGCAAAAGAATGTCcaagaaatttatcttattcttCTGCATCATTCTGGTGTACA ttGTTAATACCGAAAGCCATCAATATGTGGACATCGAGGATTACCCATACCAc GTATCGATCCAAATAGCCGAACGACATGTCTGCAGTGGCGCATTCATACACGAATCGTGGATTATGACTGCGGCATCCTGTGTTTTCAA GGCAAAATTGTCGACAGTATCCGTACGCGTACGTTCCTCTTATACTTGCACACAATGCGGCCATGTCTTAGAAATAAGTAATATTGtaattcatgaaaattttgataggCATGTATACTTCAATGATATAGCATTGATAAag CTAAAAAATCCCGCAAAGTTTGGAGAAAAGTTACTTCCTATCGGGCTTCCAGAGAATGAGACTGAACAAGACCTCGATGGAACACGCTGTGTTGTAACTGGCTGGAAACAG GGCAGGACTCAGCTCTCAGCGGCCGCTGTGGCTATCATAAATCAACGTACGTGCAAAGAGAAAATGCCGAGCTACAAGCCGCTGTCCAAGGAGATGCTATGCGCCGTTAATGCGACTCGCCCGTCGGAAACGTGTCAG GGTGATCTAGGCGCGCCTCTAGTATCGGAGCAAACGCTGATTGGCATTCTATCCTACGGATTAGGATGCGAAATCAGAACACATCCGGGAGTCTATACTCGCATCAGCAGCTACTTATCTTGGATCTTTGTAAACTCCGGTATCTATTAG
- the LOC126851116 gene encoding trypsin-1-like: MLIIFCLTLIVSASCLEPRPRIIGGTSTTIDKHPYQVSIHYDNKLVCGGSIISKQWILTAAHCVYGGKLSLFKIRVASSYHDKEGTLIADISSIIPHEWYDEDTYDYDVALIKLLTPLSLGQNAKIVTLAKPSSNIKTGSNAIVSGWGKISPNGESSKILQILRVPIIDQEVCQKIYIRHRIVTPNMLCAGYTIGEKDTCQGDSGGPLVYNSVQIGIVSWGAQCASAGYPGVYTRISTVRNWITKRANV; the protein is encoded by the exons ATGCTGATTATATTCTGTCTGACGTTAATAGTTTCCGCCTCATGTTTAGAACCTAGACCTAGAATAATTGGAGGCACGTCTACAACTATCGATAAGCATCCATATCAG GTTTCTATTCACTATGATAATAAACTCGTATGCGGAGGTTCAATAATTAGCAAACAATGGATTTTAACAGCAGCACACTGCGTTTATGG tGGAAAATTATCGCTGTTTAAAATCCGAGTAGCTAGCAGTTATCACGATAAAGAAGGTACTCTTATCGCAGATATTTCTTCAATCATTCCCCATGAATGGTATGATGAGGATACTTACGATTATGATGTCGCTTTAATCAAA TTGCTCACTCCTTTATCCTTGGGTCAAAACGCAAAAATTGTTACTTTGGCGAAACCATCGAGTAACATTAAAACTGGTAGCAATGCAATTGTTTCGGGTTGGGGAAAAATATCG CCGAATGGCGAGAGTTCCAAAATACTGCAAATCTTGAGGGTTCCGATTATTGATCAAGAAGTCTGCCAAAAGATATACATTCGTCATCGAATAGTGACACCCAATATGCTGTGCGCCGGTTACACTATCGGTGAAAAAGACACTTGTCAG GGAGATTCCGGTGGTCCACTCGTATACAACAGTGTCCAAATTGGGATCGTGTCCTGGGGCGCTCAATGTGCGAGTGCTGGATATCCTGGGGTGTACACGCGAATATCTACCGTACGAAATTGGATAACTAAGCGAGCGAACGTGTAg